The DNA window GCCAACGACCAGATGCGCAGCGTTGCCGAGTACCGCGCGCTGGTGCTGGCCTGGCGTGAGGGCGCACCGCTGCGTCTGGGCGATGTGGCGACCATCACCGACGGTGCCGAGAACCGCCAGCTGGCGGCATGGAGCGGCACCACCCCGGCGGTACTGGTGAACATCCAGCGCCAACCCGGCGCCAACGTCATCGCCGTGGTCGAACAGGTGCGTGCGTTGCTGCCGCAGTTGCAGGCCACGCTGCCGGCCGGCGTGCAGATGACCGTGCTCAGCGACCGCACCGAATCGATCCGTGCGTCCGTGCGCGGCGTACAGAAGGAACTGGTGCTGGCCATCGCGCTGGTGGTGCTGGTGACCTGGGTGTTCCTGCGCAACCTGCCGGCCACGCTGATTCCCAGCGTGGCGGTGCCGCTGTCGCTGATCGGCACGTTCGCGGTGATGCTGCTGGCCGGCTATTCGCTCAACAACCTCACGCTGATGGCGCTGACCATTGCCACCGGTTTCGTGGTGGACGATGCGATCGTGATGCTGGAAAACATCGCCCGCCACCTGGAAGACGGCGAAAGCCCGCGCGAGGCGGCGTTGAAGGGTGCCAGCGAGATTGGCTTCACCCTGGTGTCGCTGACGGTCTCGCTGATCGCCGTGCTGATCCCGTTGCTGTTCATGGCCGACCTGGTGGGCGCGCTGTTCCATGAGTTCGCGGTGACGCTGGCGGTGGCCATCGGCATTTCGCTGCTGGTGTCGCTGACCTTGACGCCGATGTTGTGCGCGCGCTTTCTGAAGCCGCAAGCCAAGGGGTCAGAGCCCCAAGGGGATCTGACCCTGGCGGGGTCGGATCCCGTCAGGGCTCCGACCCCAAAGCCCGACGTCTTCGATCGCATCATCACCCTCTACGACCGCCAGTTACGCTGGGTACTGCAGCGCCAGCCGCTGATGCTGCTGGCGACGGTGGCCACGCTTGCGCTCACCGTGGCGCTGTATTTCGCCGTGCCCAAGGGCTTCTTCCCGGTGCAGGATGCCGGCCTGGTCCAGGGCATCAGCGAAGCCCCGCAGGCGATCTCGTTCCAGGCCATGCGCGAGCGCCAGCTTGCACTGGCCACGGCCATCGAACAGGACCCGGCCGTGGCCAGCCTGTCCTCCTACATCGGCGTGGACGGCAATAATGCCGCCCTCAATACCGGCCGCCTGCTGATCGAACTGAAGCCGCATGGAGAGCGCGAGAGCGCCGACGTGGTGATGGCGCGGCTGCAGCAGCGCGTGGCCAGGATTCCCGGCATCACACTGTACCTGCAACCGGTGCAGGAGCTGGGCATCGAAGATCGCATCAGCCGCAACCAGTACCAGTTCACCCTGACCACGCCGGACCTGCAGACGCTGGAAACCTGGACACCGAAGCTGTTGCAGGCGCTGCGCCAGTCGCCCGCGCTGCGCGATGTGGCCAGCGACCTGCAGATGCAGGGCCGACAGGCCAAGGTGAGCATCGACCGCGATGCCGCCGCGCGCCTGGGCGTGAGTGTGGAAGCGGTGGCCGACGCACTGTACGACGCCTACGGGCAACGGCAGATCTCCACCATCTTCACCCAGGCCAGCCAGTACCGGGTGGTGCTGGAGGCCGATCCGGCGCGGCAAGCGGGGCCGGAGGCGATCACCGGCCTGCGCGTGCGCAACAGCAACGGCCAGACCGTGCCGCTGGGGGCGGTGGCGCGCGTCGAACAGGGGCCGACGGCGCTGCTGCGCAACCATGTCGGCCAGTTCCCGGCGGCCACGCTGTCGTTCAACCTTGCGCCCGGTGCATCGCTGGGCGAAGCAGTGGATGCGGTGCATGCCGCGCAGGCGCAGGTGGCATTGCCGCAGAGCATCGAGCTGCGCCTGCAGGGCGCGGCAGCGGCCTTCAGCAGCTCGCTGTCGAGCACGCTGTGGCTGATCCTTGCCGCCGTGGTGGTGATGTACATCGTGCTGGGCGTGCTCTACGAGAGCTTCATCCACCCCATCACCATCCTCTCCACCCTGCCCTCGGCGACCGTGGGCGCTCTGGCCGCGTTGTGGGTGAGCGGACGCAGCCTGGACCTGATCGCAGTGATCGGCATCGTGCTGCTGATCGGCCTGGTGAAAAAGAACGCGATCATGATGATCGACTTCGCGCTGGACGCGCAGCGCACGCGCGGCATGAGCCCGCGTGAAGCGATCCACCAGGCAGCGCTGCTGCGCTTCCGGCCGATCCTGATGACCACGCTGGCTGCGTTGTTCGGCGCGGTACCGCTGATGCTGGCCAGCGGCTCGGGCGCCGAGCTGCGGCAGCCGCTGGGCTGGGTGATGGTGGGTGGCCTGATGGTCAGCCAGGTGTTGACCCTGTTCACCACGCCGGTGATCTACCTGGCCTTCGATCGTCTGCAGCGTCGCCGCGCTTCGGCACCGGCAACAGCAGACGAGGCCGGCGCATGAACCCTGTCGCACGCCTGGCACAGGCCTGCGTGCAGCGTCCGGTGGCGACCATCCTGTTGGCGGTGGCGCTGGTACTGGCCGGCCTGCTGGCGCTGCGCCTGCTGCCGGTGGCACCGCTGCCCCAGGTCGACTATCCGGCCATTGAAGTCAGTGCCAGCCTGCCCGGCGCCTCGCCCGAATCGATGGCGGCCACCGTCGCCACGCCGCTGGAACGTGCGCTGGGCAGCCTGCCTGGCATTTCGCGCATCGATTCGGCCAGTACCCAGGGGCAGACCGAGATCGAATTGAAATTCGTGCTCGGCCGCGATATCGACGAGGCCGCGCGCGAAGTGCAGGCGGCGATCAACCTCGCCCGCGGCCAGCTGCCCAGTGGCATGCCCGGCATGCCGCAGTACCGCAAGGTCAATCCTTCGCAGGCACCGATACTTGCGTTGGCACTGACCTCCGACACGCTCTCGCCGGGCCAGCTGTACGACCTCGGTTCGACCGTACTGGCGCAGAAGCTGTCGCAGGTACCGGGCGTGGGCGAAGTGCAGGTGGGCGGCAGCGCGCTGCCCGCGGTACGCGTGTCGCTGGATCCGAACGCGCTCAATCACGCGGGCCTGGCACTGGAAGACGTGGCACGGGCGATCAGCCGCGCCAATGCAGTGCGGCCATTGGGTGCGGTCGCAGGCGCGCAGCAGCACTGGCAACTGGAAGCACCGCTGCAGCTGCGCCAGGCCGCGCAGTACCGGGAACTGGCGTTGAAGGCCAGCGATGATCGCCTGCTGCGGCTCGGCGATGTCGCCGCCGTCGCCGATGGCGTGGAAGACCGCTATGCCAGTGGCTTCCACAACGAACGCCCGGCCGTGCTGCTGATCGTCAGCCGCCAGCCCGGCGCCAACATCATCGCCACCGTCGATGCGATCCAGGCGCAGCTGCCGCAGCTGCACGCCCTGCTGCCGAGCACGGTGGACATGCGGCTGGTGATGGACCGCTCGCCGGTGATCCGCGCGACCCTGCACGAAGCAGAAGTGACCCTGCTGCTGGCGATTGCGCTGGTGGTGCTGGTGGTGCTCGGCTTCCTTGGCCACTGGCGTGCGGCACTGGTACCCAGCGTGGCGATTCCGGTGGTGCTGTTCGGCACGCTGGCGTTGATCGCGCTCATGGGCTTCTCGCTCAATACGCTCTCGCTGATGGCCCTGATCGTGGCGGCGGTGCTGGTGGTGGACGACGCCATCGTGGTGCTGGAAAACATCGCGCGCCATCGCGAACTGGGCGCCGACCGCTGGCAGGCGGCGGTGCGCGGTGCATCGGAAGTGGGCGCTACGTTGCTGTCGATGAACCTGGCGCTGGCCGTGGTGTTTGTTTCGATCCTGTTTCTGGACGATTTCGTCGAGCGCCTGTTCCGCGAATTCTCGCTGACTCTGGTGGCGGCGATGACGGTGTCGGTGCTGGTGGCACTCAGCCTGGTGCCGATGCTGTGCGCGCGCCTGTTCGTCGATGACGCACAACAGCCCTCGCGCTGGCAGCGCGGCAGCAATGCGCTGTTCGAGCGCGTGCGTGGCGCCTATCTGCGCACCCTGCAGGCCAGCCTGCGGCAACTGCGCTGGCCATTGCTGGCCTTCGTGGCGGTTATCGCACTCAATGCCTGGCTGTTCCAGCAGGTACCCAAGGGCATCGTTCCGCAGCAGGACACCGCACAGCTGCGCGGCTTCGCGCGTGGCGATGACGGCCTGTCCTTCCAGGCGATGCAGCCGAAGATCGATGCCTACCGCAAACTGCTGCTGTCCGACCCGGCCATCGAGGACATCATCGGGTATATCGGTGGCAGCAACGGGGTCAACAACGCCTTCATCATGATCAAGATGAAGCCGCTGGCCGAACGCGGCGTCTCCAGCCAGCAGGTGATCGACCGCCTGCGCGCGCGCCTGCCCAAGTTGCCTGGGGGCAACCTCTATCTGTGGGTGGACCAGGACATCCGCCTGGAAGGCGCCGGCAGCAGCGGCAAGTACGAGTTCCAGTTGCTGTCGGCCGATAGCGCGCCATTGCGCCAATGGGCACCGAAGGTCGCTGCTGCGCTGCGCGGCCTGCCGGAACTGGTGGACGTGGAAGCGCAGGGCGAGGCCGGCATGCGCCAGGTGATGCTGGACATCGACCGCGAGGCCGCCGCGCGCCACGGCGTGGACCTGCGCACCGTGGCCAACATGCTCAACAACTCCTTCAGCCAGCGCCAGGTCGCCACGTTGTACGACAGCCTCAACCAGTACCGGGTGGTGATGGAGCTGGACCCGAAGCACACCCAGGACCCGGGCACGCTGGCGCGGTTGCAGGTGATCGATGGCGGCGGCCAGCGCATTCCGCTGTCGAGCATCGCCAGCTGGCGCTACGGCATGGCGCCGGACCGCGTGTACCACAGCGAGCAGTTCGCCTCGATCTGGATCGAGTTCGCGCTGGCGCCGGGCGTGGGCCTGGAGCAGGCCACGCAGGCCATTGATGCTGCGATGGCCAAACTGATGCTGCCTCGCTCCGTGCAGGCCAAGCTGTCCGGCGAGGCCGGCGGCCTGGAGCAGCTGCGGTCGCGCCAGTTGTGGCTGGTGCTGGGTGCCACCCTGGCGGTGTACCTGGTGCTGGGCATCCTCTACGAGAGCTTCCTGCAGCCCTTGGTGATCCTGTCCACGCTGCCGTCGGCCGGTATCGGCGCGCTGCTTGCGCTGTGGCTGTTCGGCAACGAACTGAACCTGATCGCGTTGCTGGGTCTGTTCCTGCTGGTGGGTGTGGTGATGAAGAACACCATCCTGCTGGTCGACTTCGCATTGGCCGGCGAACGCCGCGGGCTGAGTGCGCGCGACGCGGTGATGGAAGCGGCACGATTGCGCCTGCGGCCGATCCTGATGACCTCGCTGGCGGCACTGCTGGGCACGTTGCCGCTGATGCTGGCCAACGGCGAAGGCTGGGAGCTGCGGCAGCCGCTGGGCATCGCCATTGTCGGCGGGTTGCTGGTCAGCCAGTGGCTGACGTTGTACACGACACCGGCGATGTATCTGGCGCTGGCGAGGATGCGGGCGAGGCGTTGAGCGGGGCGGTTTCATCCACGCATGGCGTGGATCTACTGTCCAGACGACACCGGCGATGTATCTGGCGTTGGCGAGGATGCGGGCGGGGCGTTGAGCGGGGCGGCTTCATCCACGCGTGGCGTGGATCTACATAACCGGGTCGGGGTTCACACCACCCCGGCGATGTACCTGGCGCTGTCGTACATACGCAGCGCCAGGCGCATCGCCGGTGCAGACGGGCCGGTCTCCAACTCCGACCGGCCCTGATCGCGGCCGCACCCCCGCAGGCGCTGGCCGCCATCCACACACGTGCCGCCGTCAGGCGGCTTCGGACACCTTCACTTCGCGACGGGCGCGCACGGCCGCAGCCAGCCGCTCCAGCACCGTCACGGTGGTGTCCCAGTCGATGCAGCCATCGGTGATGCTCTGGCCGTAGACCAGCGGCTGGCCTTCGACCAGCTCCTGACGGCCACCGACCAGATGGCTTTCAACCATCACGCCGACGATGCGCTGCTCGCCGTCTTCCAGCTGGGTGGCGATGTCTTCGATCACCTTCGGCTGGTTCTCATGGTTCTTCAGGCTGTTGGCGTGGCTGGCGTCGATCATCAGGCGCGTCGGCAGCTTGGCCTTGGCCAGCGCCTGGCAGGCTTCGGCGACGCTGCCCGCATCGTAGTTCGGCTGCTTGCCACCACGCAGGATCACATGGCAGTCCGGATTGCCGGTGGTGGAGACGATGGCCGTGCCGCCCTGCTTGGTGACCGACAGGAAGTGATGCGGGTTCGAAGCTGCACCCACGGCATCGGCGGCGATCTTGACGTTGCCGTCCGTGCCGTTCTTGAAGCCGACCGGGCACGACAACCCCGACGCAAGCTCGCGATGCACCTGGCTTTCGGTGGTGCGTGCACCGATCGCGCCCCATGCCACCAGGTCGGCGATGTACTGCGGCGAGATCACATCGAGGAACTCGACACCGGCCGGCAGGCCGAGCTTGTTGATGTCGCGCAGCAGGCCACGGGCGATGCGCAGGCCCTTGTCGATCTTGAAGCTGCCATCCAGGTCCGGATCGTTGATCAGGCCCTTCCAGCCCACCGTGGTACGCGGCTTTTCGAAGTACACGCGCATGACGATTTCCAGTTCACCGGCCAGTGCATCGCGCAGCGGCTTCAGGCGCTGGGCGTATTCGATGGCGGCTTTCGGGTCGTGGATCGAGCATGGCCCGACCACCACGGCCAAGCGGTCGTCGCGGCCGTGCAGGATCTGGTGCAGGGCCGCGCGCGAGGCGCTGACGGTGTCGGAGGCTTCGTCATCGCAGGGCAGCATCGCCAGCAGCTGGGCAGGCGGTGTCAGCGGTTCGATGGTGCGGATACGCAGGTCGTCGGTGTGCGGGGGCATGGTGGGGGTCTCTACGGAACGTTGGGGGGTCCGCAGCGTGGCGACATGAAAAAAGCCGCCAGGTTCGCTGGCGGCTTTCGGGAATGCGTCTGAAGCTTTCTTCAGGGTGAGCGCAATCCTTCCTCCGCCGGGGGCTTCGGAAAGTAATACCAATAAAAGCTGGCGTGGGCTGCGTTCATGGGATCTATTGATAACACAGGGTTTTGGCAGGTGCCAACTGTTTCATCCGCAACTGCGGGCGCGGTTCAGCGGACTATCGGCTGCCATGCACTTCCACGTCCAGCAACAGCGTCTCGTGGATGTCCACCCAGCGCTCCACAACGCGGTCCAGTTCCTGCCTGGCCTCATCCAGCTGTTCGGGGTTGAGCATGGATCGGGCCGTATACAGATCGGACACCAGCTGCCGCAGGGTGGCTTCCTGGATGGCGACCACCGGCCCTTCCAGGCCGGGTACCTGCAGCGCAGGACTGCTGCCCAGCGCTCCGTACAACGTCACCTGGATCTTGCTCTGCATGCTCGACTTCCCTGCGGATGGATACGGCCGAGCGCCATCTTTACCCGGAATGGATGACACGCGCATGTGCCACCGCAGGCCGCATTACAGCGCTGCGAGGTCCGCCAGGTGCTGGGCCATCGCATCCACTGCGCCCACGGCATTGGTGGTGGCGAAGCAGTCATGCCAGCCGGTGGCACTGATGGCGTCCATCAAGGCATCGGCATCTGCACGGCTGGCGCACCGCCAGACGGCGTAGTACTGCTCGGCGCTGGCATGTGGCACCTCGCTGGCCACGCGGCCCATCGCCAACGGTGCGACGCATGCAGGGTCGAGTTGCTGCATGCCGGCGCCGATACGGGTGAAGAAGGTGTTCCGCTGTTCGGCGGACAACGCTTTCCAGGTCGGCGTTGCGGTGTACAGCTCGATGAGGAGGTGGGACATGGGGCCTTCCTTGAGGGTCATGGGCTTGCCGGCCAGCGGCCGGCACTACCGGGAAACGGGCGTGACATGGGTTGCCTGCCAGCGGCCGGCACTACCGGGGAACGGGCGTGACATGAGTTGCCGGCCAGCCGCCGGCATCAGCGGGAAACGGGTGAACGGTGCGGGGTTACAGCGAGCGCAGCGCACGCTTGCGGATGTACGCGTTGGCGACGCTGTCGCGGGTTGACTGCCACTGCGTGCACACGGCGCGCACCCAATCGGGTTGGCTCTTGCCAGCGTCGTTCAACCAGTTGCCAACCGAGTCCTGAACGTAGCGCTCTGGATCATCGGCCAGTACTTCCAGCAAGGGCAGCACGTGCTCGGGCTGCTGCTTGAGCAGCGCAATATGCGTGGCCCAGACACCGCGAGGACGCAGCGCCTCACAGGCGAAGCGGCGCAGATGCGGCGAAGGCTGCTGCGCCCAGGATCGCAGCAGGGCGAGCGCCTCAAGTGGTGCGTCGACGATATCGCTGCGCAGCGCCAACCATGCCCATTCGCGCACACCGAAGTGCGGATCATCTGCCAGCGGATGCATCGCCTGCAGCTTGTCGGACAATGCCGCCTGCGTGTCGCCGCCAATCAGATAGCACGCCCAACCCCGCACGGTGTCGGAGGGATGCGCCTGCCAGTGCTGCACCTCGCCCTGCCCTGCCTCGCGCAAAAGCGCTGCGGCCAAGGCCATGCGCTGGGTGATTCCTTTGCCTGCGGCGGCGTGCATGCGCTGTATCGCGGACGGTGGCAAGGTCGGTGCCACCGCCAGCAGCAACGCAGCGAAGTCCACCGCCAGGCACTCGGCCAGATGCGTGCTGGCGGTGCTGCCTGCGTTGAGTGCAAGCAGGCGTGTCGTGGCGATGGTAGTGCTCATGCACCTGCTTCCTGACCTGCGTCGGTGTGTCGCCAGACTTTTTCGAGCAGCAGCGACAACTGCGCCTGTTCGCCGACATCCAGTCCATTGAACAGGCCACCGATCCATTGCGTGTGCTGGTCGAACAGATCGCCGGCCAGGCGCTTGCCGCGCGCCGTCAGCACGATCTGCAGACGTCGACCATCTTCGGCATCGCTGCGCCGCTGCAGCAGGCCGTCACGCTGCAGGCCATCGAGCAATCCGCTGATGGTGGCGCGGGTGACACCGGCCTGCTCGGCCAGCTCGTGCGGCGGCAGCGTGCCACCTGCGCCGTGCAGCAGGAACAGCACGACGAAGCGGCCTTCGCTGAGGCCGTACGGCGCGAGGCGTGTGGCGCAGTCACGGTCGATCGCACCGGACAGGGCGAGCAGCTGAAAGCACAGGCGCAGCTGCGCGACATTGGCGTGACCACGCCGCTGCGCTTCCTCGACGAGGGCTTGGTGCTTCAACTCAATCATATTGAATCCATACATGATTAGGCGACTAATCATAATCCGTGAGACAAGAACTGCAAGCCTCCCGCCGCCGCCGGCAGGGCCCGCAGCTCATCAATCGCGGAAATGCATCGCTACCATTCCATCACCCGCGACGCTGGGCCGGGATGCGACGGAAACAACGGCAGCACCTCTTCGGCCAGTTCCTGCAGCACATCGGCAGCTGGGCGCTGCGAGAACTGGATGCCGAGCGCGGCATGGTTTACCCCAGCGCGCTGCCAGGCTTCCAGCAGCGCGATCAGCCCCTTGCGCCCGGTGCGCAGGCAGTAGCCACCCTGCAGCGGCACGCGCGGATGGTCCGGGTCATCCACCAGATCCAGCCATTCATTGGTCATGTGCGGTCGGAAGCCGCCGTCGGGAATCTGCGCCCGCCATGCGCGGATCTTCGCCGCCAGCCGCTGTGGTCCTGCCGTGTCATGGGTCGCGTCGGGATAGGTCAGCCAGCCGTCGGCGTGTTCGCCGATCCATTCCAACGGCTGCCGGGCACCACCGGTAACGATCAGCGGAATGCGATCACTGACCGGCGGCGGCAGCAGCTGCACACCCTGTGCGGCCCAGGGGTGGCCGGCGAGCGCCCCGTCGGCGGGCTGCAACCATTTCCGGAAGGCCACCACGGCGTCGGCGAACCGTTCACCACGTTGGGCGTGGTCGAGGCCATAGGCGGGAAACTCAAGCGGTCGATCACCCGAGGCGATGCCCATCACCAGCCGCCCTGCGGACAACTGATCGATCGACGCGGCAGCCTTGGCCAGGTCGATGGGATGCCGCAGTGGCATCACCACGCTGCCTGTCGCCAACGCGACGCGATGGGTGCGCGCAGCCAGCCATGCGAGATACGTGAACGGATCGAACACCTGTCCGGCATCACCGAACTGGGGATCGAACAGTGGAACATCGCGCACCCAGACCGCAGCGAAGCCATGGCGGTCGATGGCTTCCACCAGCGCGGTCTGTCCCTGCAGTACCGCCATGTCGCCCTGGTAGAAGCGCAGCGGCAGGAAGATGCCCAAGGTCAGCGCATCGGCGCGGAACATGCGCTGGTAGCCTGCATGGCCGGCGAAGGTTGCTGCCGAAGCACCGTGGATCGAAAGGGAGGTTGTCATCGCAGGGATCTCCTCAAGGCCCGGTCGCGGGCTCAGGCAGCAGCACGCCACGCTGGACCGCGGGCCGCGCGGCTACGCGCTGGTACCACGCCGAAAGATGGCGATGGCGCGAGAAGTCGATGTCGATCACGCGGAGCACATGCAGCCAACCGAAGTGGGCGATGTCGGCGATCGAGTAGTCATCGCCGGCCAACCAGGGACGCGCGGCCAAGCGTGCATCGAGGATCGCGAAGATATCTTCGGAAAGGTGCCGGTAGCGCTCGATCGCCGGCAGATAGCGCTCCGGCGCGAAGTGTTCGAAATGCACGCGCTGGCCGAAGATGGGACCGACGCTGGAGGCATGGAACATCAGCCAGGTGATGGCGTCCCAGCGCGCGGCCGGTGCCTGTGGCAACAATGCCCCGCCCTGCTCGGCGAGGTACAGCAGGATCGCCGCCGATTCGAACAGCACGATGCCCCTGGAGCGGTCTTCGAGGACCGGAATGCGACCGTGCGGATTGAGCCGCAGGAAATCGGGATGGCGATGTTCACCCTGCTCGATGCGCACATGGTGCAAGCGATAGGGCAGGCCCAGCTCCTCCAGCGCGATGGTGGCCTTGTAGCCATTGGGTGAGCTGTCGGTATGCAGGTGCAGCGAGGGTTCGGTCACGGCAACGTCCTGGAGGCAGAAATCGGGTGCACACGCGCTGCCCGCCCACACCATGGGCAGGGCGAAGCGATGTGGAAAGGGCGCTGCAGCGACCGTGCAACCAGTCTAGGAACCGGGCATGCAGGTGGGAAACGATGTCTGCTGACGTTGCAGTTGAGCCCAGCTCAACACCGCGCGCACCGGCGCGACAGCCATCGACCCGGCCGATATGCTGTGCCTTGCGCTGGCCGGTGAACGTGCCGACGGCTCGCCAGCATCGTCACGGGAGAATGGAAGATGGGTGCGGTACTGCCCTTGCTGGCCCTGCGGGCCTTCGTTGAAACCAGCCGCCACGGCAGCCTGACAGCGGCCGCCGAGGTGATGGGCGTGACACCCGGTGCCGTCAGCCAGCAGCTGCGGCAGTTGCAGGAACGGCTCGGCGTCAGCCTGTTCGATCGAACCCGCCATGGGGTGGTGCTCAGCGCGGCCGGCAGCCGCGTCTATCCGGAACTGCGTCAGGCCTTCGATCAGATCGCCAGCAGCCTGCACGCACTGGAAGCGTGGCAAGGCAGGTCATCGTTGCGGATCAGCGCCGCGCCCAGTTTCGCCGCGCACTGGCTGGCGCCGCGACTGGCCGATTTCAGCGCGCGGCATCCAGGAATCGACGTGCAGTTGGATGCCAGCCCCGCGCTGGTGGACCTGCGCCGTGATGGCGTGGACATCGCGATCCGGCATGGCCTGGGCCAGTATCCGGGGCTGCATGCAGAGCACCTGTTGGCACCGGCGTTGCTGCCGGTGGCAAGCCCCACGCTGCTGGCAACCGTGCCAGCGATCACCCGCGCGGAGCACTGCCTGCGGCTGCCGCTGCTGCAGGACAGCGAACGCAGTGACTGGCGTCTGTGGTTCCAGGCCCTGGGCCTGCCGCAGGATGCGCGCCTGCAGCGCGGCCCCGCCTTCGACGACGATCTGTTGTTGATACGTGCGGCGGCAGCCGGCCAGGGCATCGCGCTGGTGCGCGACATCCACGTGGCCGACGAAGTGGCCAGCGGTCGCCTGCAGGTGGTCCTGCAGCAGCCGTGGCCACAGTCCTTCGCCTACTACGCGGTGACCCGGCCTGGCAGCGATGGCAGCGACCGACCGATGGTGGCAGCGTTCCTGGCGTGGCTGCAGGACAACATGCCGGCAGCACGCGCAGCGTAGCGACGGGTAATCCCGCACCGCGCCCGTAGATCCACCCCACGCGTGGATGCAGGCCAAAAAAAACCCCGCCTTCCGGCGGGGTTTTTCATTGCAGCAGGGAAGCGTGCCGACCTGGGTCGGCCGCTACCGGTGCAGCGGGACTTAGAAGTCCATGCCGCCCATGCCACCCATGCCGCCCATGCCACCAGCGCCACCCATGGCCGGCTCGTCCTTCTTCGGAGCGTCGGCAACCATGGCTTCGGTGGTGATCATCAGGCCAGCGATCGAGGCTGCGTTCTGCAGCGCCGAACGGGTCACCTTGGTCGGGTCCAGGATGCCGAACTGCAGCATGTCACCGAACTCGCCGGTGGCGGCGTTGTAGCCGAAGCTGCCGGTGCCTTCCTTGACCTTGTTGACGATGACCGACGGCTCTTCGCCGGCGTTGGCGACGATTTCGCGCAGCGGGGCTTCCATCGCGCGCAGGGCGATCTGGATGCCGTGGTTCTGGTCTTCGTTGGCACCCTTCAGGCCAGCCAGCGCGGAAACCGCACGGACCAGGGCAACGCCGCCGCCCGGAACCACGCCTTCTTCAACGGCTGCACGGGTAGCGTGCAGGGCGTCGTCGACGCGATCCTTCTTTTCCTTCATTTCGATTTCGGTCGACGCGCCGACCTTGATCACTGCAACGCCACCGGCCAGCTTGGCCACGCGCTCCTGCAGCTTCTCGCGGTCGTAGTCCGAGGAGGTGTCTTCGATCTGGGTCTTGATCTGCGCAACGCGCGAATCGACCGCAGCCTTGTCACCCACGCCATCGATGATGGTGGTGTTTTCCTTGGAAACCTGCACCTTCTTGGCGCGGCCCAGGTCCTTGATGGTGGCCTTTTCCAGCGACAGGCCGACTTCCTCGGAGATCACGGTGCCGCCGGTCAGCACGGCCATGTCTTCCAGCATCGCCTTGCGACGGTCGCCGAAGCCCGGAGCCTTGACGGCCACGACCTTGACGATGCCGCGGATGGTGTTGACCACCAGGGTCGCCAGCGCTTCGCCTTCGACTTCCTCGGCAACGATCAGCAGCGGCTTGCCGGCCTTGGCGACGCCTTCCAGCACCGGCAGCAGGTCACGGACGTTGGAGATCTTCTTGTCGTGCAGCAGGATGTACGGGTCATCCAGGTCAGCGGTCTGCGACTGCTGGTTGTTGATGAAGTACGGGGACAGGTAGCCGCGGTCGAACTGCATGCCCTTGACCACGTCCAGCTCGTTGTCCAGGCCCGAGCCTTCTTCAACGGTGATCACGCCTTCCTTGCCGACTTCCTT is part of the Stenotrophomonas lactitubi genome and encodes:
- a CDS encoding multidrug efflux RND transporter permease subunit: MNLSRAFILRPVATTLLMVALLLSGVLAYRLLPVAALPQVDYPIIQITTLYPGASPELTTRTITAPLERQLGQIPGLKQLSSTSSGGASVITLQFGLEVSLGVAEQDVQAAINAAGSFLPGDLPVPPVYRKVNPADTPILTLAVTSQGLSLPQVHDLVDTRIAQRVAQLPGVGLVSLAGGQRPAVRIQVNPGALAANNLGMDHIRTAIAAANVNLPKGSFDGPIRAVMLDANDQMRSVAEYRALVLAWREGAPLRLGDVATITDGAENRQLAAWSGTTPAVLVNIQRQPGANVIAVVEQVRALLPQLQATLPAGVQMTVLSDRTESIRASVRGVQKELVLAIALVVLVTWVFLRNLPATLIPSVAVPLSLIGTFAVMLLAGYSLNNLTLMALTIATGFVVDDAIVMLENIARHLEDGESPREAALKGASEIGFTLVSLTVSLIAVLIPLLFMADLVGALFHEFAVTLAVAIGISLLVSLTLTPMLCARFLKPQAKGSEPQGDLTLAGSDPVRAPTPKPDVFDRIITLYDRQLRWVLQRQPLMLLATVATLALTVALYFAVPKGFFPVQDAGLVQGISEAPQAISFQAMRERQLALATAIEQDPAVASLSSYIGVDGNNAALNTGRLLIELKPHGERESADVVMARLQQRVARIPGITLYLQPVQELGIEDRISRNQYQFTLTTPDLQTLETWTPKLLQALRQSPALRDVASDLQMQGRQAKVSIDRDAAARLGVSVEAVADALYDAYGQRQISTIFTQASQYRVVLEADPARQAGPEAITGLRVRNSNGQTVPLGAVARVEQGPTALLRNHVGQFPAATLSFNLAPGASLGEAVDAVHAAQAQVALPQSIELRLQGAAAAFSSSLSSTLWLILAAVVVMYIVLGVLYESFIHPITILSTLPSATVGALAALWVSGRSLDLIAVIGIVLLIGLVKKNAIMMIDFALDAQRTRGMSPREAIHQAALLRFRPILMTTLAALFGAVPLMLASGSGAELRQPLGWVMVGGLMVSQVLTLFTTPVIYLAFDRLQRRRASAPATADEAGA
- a CDS encoding efflux RND transporter permease subunit — protein: MNPVARLAQACVQRPVATILLAVALVLAGLLALRLLPVAPLPQVDYPAIEVSASLPGASPESMAATVATPLERALGSLPGISRIDSASTQGQTEIELKFVLGRDIDEAAREVQAAINLARGQLPSGMPGMPQYRKVNPSQAPILALALTSDTLSPGQLYDLGSTVLAQKLSQVPGVGEVQVGGSALPAVRVSLDPNALNHAGLALEDVARAISRANAVRPLGAVAGAQQHWQLEAPLQLRQAAQYRELALKASDDRLLRLGDVAAVADGVEDRYASGFHNERPAVLLIVSRQPGANIIATVDAIQAQLPQLHALLPSTVDMRLVMDRSPVIRATLHEAEVTLLLAIALVVLVVLGFLGHWRAALVPSVAIPVVLFGTLALIALMGFSLNTLSLMALIVAAVLVVDDAIVVLENIARHRELGADRWQAAVRGASEVGATLLSMNLALAVVFVSILFLDDFVERLFREFSLTLVAAMTVSVLVALSLVPMLCARLFVDDAQQPSRWQRGSNALFERVRGAYLRTLQASLRQLRWPLLAFVAVIALNAWLFQQVPKGIVPQQDTAQLRGFARGDDGLSFQAMQPKIDAYRKLLLSDPAIEDIIGYIGGSNGVNNAFIMIKMKPLAERGVSSQQVIDRLRARLPKLPGGNLYLWVDQDIRLEGAGSSGKYEFQLLSADSAPLRQWAPKVAAALRGLPELVDVEAQGEAGMRQVMLDIDREAAARHGVDLRTVANMLNNSFSQRQVATLYDSLNQYRVVMELDPKHTQDPGTLARLQVIDGGGQRIPLSSIASWRYGMAPDRVYHSEQFASIWIEFALAPGVGLEQATQAIDAAMAKLMLPRSVQAKLSGEAGGLEQLRSRQLWLVLGATLAVYLVLGILYESFLQPLVILSTLPSAGIGALLALWLFGNELNLIALLGLFLLVGVVMKNTILLVDFALAGERRGLSARDAVMEAARLRLRPILMTSLAALLGTLPLMLANGEGWELRQPLGIAIVGGLLVSQWLTLYTTPAMYLALARMRARR
- a CDS encoding 3-deoxy-7-phosphoheptulonate synthase — translated: MPPHTDDLRIRTIEPLTPPAQLLAMLPCDDEASDTVSASRAALHQILHGRDDRLAVVVGPCSIHDPKAAIEYAQRLKPLRDALAGELEIVMRVYFEKPRTTVGWKGLINDPDLDGSFKIDKGLRIARGLLRDINKLGLPAGVEFLDVISPQYIADLVAWGAIGARTTESQVHRELASGLSCPVGFKNGTDGNVKIAADAVGAASNPHHFLSVTKQGGTAIVSTTGNPDCHVILRGGKQPNYDAGSVAEACQALAKAKLPTRLMIDASHANSLKNHENQPKVIEDIATQLEDGEQRIVGVMVESHLVGGRQELVEGQPLVYGQSITDGCIDWDTTVTVLERLAAAVRARREVKVSEAA